In Geotalea uraniireducens, the genomic window GGTGGCAATCAGCCCGGCCCCCCAGCCGATGGCGGTGGCCGATGAGGAGCAGGCGGTGGTGACGCTGCCTTGATAGCCGCACAACCGAAAACGCTCGGCAAGGGCGGTGGCGGTCCGGTCGGGGAGGATTCCCCGGAGCAGGGCGGGATGGCCACGTTTCCCGGCCAGGCGCTCCCGGAGCCACTGCTCGCTGTGGATCATTCCGGCGGCGCCGGCGCCGACGGCTACTCCGATATCGAACATGTCGTAGTGCCGGCGAACATCACTGGCGGCCAAGGCCTGCCCGGCGGCGATGGCGGCGAACTGGTCGGCCCGCGACAGCCGTGCTGCGCCCTTTTTGCCGAAATAGTCGTCGGGGCGGTACTCCTTCACCTGGGCGCCGATCCGGGAGGGAAAGGGGGTGACGTCGAAAAGGTCGACGGGGCCGATAGCGCTCTTGCCGGTGAGCAAGGCATCGGTGAATGTGGGGATATCTTTGCTGGCAGCGCAAAAAATGCCGAGGCCGGTAATGGCGATTCTGCTGTTCCGCATCCAGGTATCTCGCAGCCCGGCTACGGCGGGCCAATCCTTAGGGTAATGTCCTATTTTAAACGCAAAAGCGCGGCAAACGCAAAGAAAACTTCTCCCGTTTGCCGCGCTGCGCGGGATGGTCGAGCAGGATACCGGCCGGTGCGATTGGGCGGTTAGATGATGCCGCCGTCGACGATCAGGCACTGGCCGGAAATGTAAGAGGCCCGGTCGGAGGCAAGGAAGAGCACGGCTTCCGCCACTTCCGCCGCCTGACCGAGCCGGCCGAGGGCGGTGCTCTTGACGATGCTCTGGACGATCTCCTGCTTCATGCCGGCGATCATCTCGGTCTCGATCAGCCCCGGCGCCACAGCGTTGACCCGGATTCCCATCGGGCCGACCTCGCGGGAGAGCGCCTTGGTGAAGCTGATGGCGGCCCCTTTGCTGGCCGCGTAGTTGGTCTGCCCCGGCGTGCCGGCGTAAGCGGAAATCGAGGCGACATTGACGATGGCCCCACGGCGCTTCGCCAGCATCTTGCGTACCCCCCACTTGCAGCAGTGGAACAGCGGCGAGACGTTGGTTCGGAGCACTGTCTCCCAATCTTCCTCAGCCATCATCGGCAGGTAGACGTCGCGGATAATTCCGGCGTTGTTGATCAGGACGTCGAGATGGCCGCTCGGACCGGCAGCGGCGTCGATGACTGCAATGGCGCCGGCGCCGGTACTGACGTCGGCTTTGATGGTGGTGATCGTTCCCGGCAGGGAAGCCGCTGCCGCCTCCAGCTCCTCGGCCGCCTGCTCATTGGCCAAGTAGGCGGCGGTTACCCGGGCCCCGGCGGCGGCGAAGCGGAGCGAGATGGCCCGACCGATTCCCCGCGTCCCGCCGGTAACGACTACAGTCTGCTCGGCACATTCCATGGCTGTTCCTCGTTCTGGGACCGCCGCCGTCAGCGGGGTCCGAAGGGGTTGACGCGGCTTCTCGTCAGCCGCTTGAGCTGTTTCCAGAGCGGGCCGCGCACCGGGAAA contains:
- the fabG gene encoding 3-oxoacyl-ACP reductase FabG: MECAEQTVVVTGGTRGIGRAISLRFAAAGARVTAAYLANEQAAEELEAAAASLPGTITTIKADVSTGAGAIAVIDAAAGPSGHLDVLINNAGIIRDVYLPMMAEEDWETVLRTNVSPLFHCCKWGVRKMLAKRRGAIVNVASISAYAGTPGQTNYAASKGAAISFTKALSREVGPMGIRVNAVAPGLIETEMIAGMKQEIVQSIVKSTALGRLGQAAEVAEAVLFLASDRASYISGQCLIVDGGII